A segment of the Halodesulfovibrio sp. genome:
TCGATGCAAGTAGCACCATAATTATTTGAGTAGAAAAAGTGTGATTCTAAATTGTCCATGCAACGGTGCTAAATAGCTTCAAACCTTACGGGCAAAAGTAAAAAACATGTCGAAATGTAGCAGTTCTACGTCGAAATAGTTTTTTTACTGCTAACGCGTTAAGGTATAAAGACTGACAATAGTACAAGCGTGCAATTCAGAAACACAACCTAATATCTACCCTTCTCATTTTCTTTCTAACGACAAAGGAATCAGTATGCGTATTCTGGTTCAGAAGTTCGGCGGAACTTCGGTTGCCAACTTAGAGTGCATGAAAAAAGTACGTGAAAAAGTTCTTGCCGCTCGTGCCAAGGGATTTAAAGTAGTGGTTGTCCTCTCTGCAATGTCAGGAGAAACAAACCGACTACTAGGACTTGCGAACGAATGGTCCCACTCCCCTGACCCGGCAGAAATTGATGTTCTCGTTTCAACTGGTGAACAAGTATCTGTAGCATTATTTTCAATGCTTATGAACGACGCCGGTGTTAGAACCCGTTCCCTGCTTGGGTATCAGGTTCCTGTAAGCACAGACTGTGCACATGGTAATGCCCGTATTCTCGGAATTAATCAGGACAAACTCCAAGCCCTGCTTGATGAGCACGATGTTCTGGCTGTAGCAGGCTTCCAAGGCTGTACTGATGAATCCCGAGTGACAACACTGGGTCGTGGTGGTTCTGACACCTCTGCCGTAGCGTTTGCAGCGGCTCTTGGCTGCGAATGCGAAATCTACACAGACGTAGATGGCGTATATACAACCGACCCGAATATTGTGAGCACCGCTCGTAAAATGGACCGCGTTTCCTATGATGAGATGCTAGAAATG
Coding sequences within it:
- a CDS encoding aspartate kinase — translated: MRILVQKFGGTSVANLECMKKVREKVLAARAKGFKVVVVLSAMSGETNRLLGLANEWSHSPDPAEIDVLVSTGEQVSVALFSMLMNDAGVRTRSLLGYQVPVSTDCAHGNARILGINQDKLQALLDEHDVLAVAGFQGCTDESRVTTLGRGGSDTSAVAFAAALGCECEIYTDVDGVYTTDPNIVSTARKMDRVSYDEMLEMASMGAKVLQIRSVEFAKKYKVPVLVRSTFSDAPGTLVTQEDSRMEAVLVSGIAYDKDQARVTLRDVPDVPGIASNLFGPLAEGGVVVDMIVQNPSRDNKTDMTFTVPRGDLDKTLELMAEIQKETNAAEVLHDLHVCKVSAIGVGMRNHSGVAAQAFDALRRENINILMISTSEIKITCLIEEKYTELAVRTLHDAFGLGKE